The proteins below come from a single Triticum aestivum cultivar Chinese Spring chromosome 5D, IWGSC CS RefSeq v2.1, whole genome shotgun sequence genomic window:
- the LOC123125776 gene encoding uncharacterized protein has translation MAQTVGQRFGGYAEELERLLHTLGGYEQPRYRSRRQETHAIQVGVVTQLRLRPVHQHHPRRDNINLTIRRCSFEMGVQDLARRALLRLSATHSDFLRETEYRYFVDACVPVPVPHTAPHHQEIGDLEEGAMRALGRLARAQCCVAESVAEELTDVYHRLEDAQRRIVELEERLHGRAPPQVPEPIPVGNVCRGSAQEETQADQPAPAAAPAVAGISGFAPAALFRTPAPGNCGWFDD, from the coding sequence ATGGCTCAGACTGTTGGCCAACGTTTTGGAGGCTACGCGGAGGAGTTGGAGAGACTTCTCCATACCCTGGGAGGCTACGAGCAGCCGAGGTACCGTTCCCGGCGCCAGGAGACCCACGCGATCCAAGTGGGAGTCGTCACCCAACTGCGACTCCGCCCCGTGCACCAGCACCACCCCCGCCGGGACAACATCAACCTGACGATTCGTCGCTGCTCTTTTGAGATGGGTGTCCAAGACCTGGCACGCCGTGCCCTGCTCCGCCTCTCTGCCACCCACTCCGACTTCCTCCGCGAGACAGAGTACCGCTACTTCGTCGACGCCtgcgtccccgtccccgtcccccacACTGCACCGCATCACCAGGAGATCGGTGATCTAGAGGAAGGCGCCATGCGCGCTCTCGGGAGACTTGCTCGAGCCCAGTGCTGTGTCGCCGAGTCTGTAGCAGAGGAGCTCACTGACGTCTACCACCGCCTTGAGGACGCGCAGCGGCGCATTGTGGAGTTGGAGGAGCGCCTTCACGGCCGGGCACCGCCACAAGTTCCGGAGCCGATACCGGTGGGCAACGTTTGTCGGGGCTCAGCACAGGAGGAGACCCAGGCGGACCAGCCCGCGCCTGCCGCAGCACCCGCTGTGGCCGGCATCTCTGGCTTCGCCCCGGCCGCCCTGTTTCGCACCCCTGCTCCAGGGAACTGCGGATGGTTCGACGATTGA